From the Micromonospora echinofusca genome, the window GCCGACCTTCGCGGTGTTCCGCCAGAACATCAACGCCGGCAAGATGACCGGTATGTACCGCGCCGGCTGGCAGCAGGACTACCCGGACGTCGAGAACTGGGTCGGCCCGCTCTACGTGACCGGCGGTTCCTCGAACGACGGCAAGTACAGCAACCCGCAGGTCGACGCGCTGGCCAAGGAAGCCGCCTCCGCGCCGAGCCTGGAGGCCTCGCACGCCAAGTACGCCGAGGCGGTCGCCCTGATCGACCAGGACGTTCCCTCGATCCCGGTCTACTTCGGTGGTCAGCAGTCCGGCCACTCGGAGAAGATCAAGAAGCTCGAGCTCTCCAACGTCGGCGAACTCGACCTCACCTCGGTCGAGCTCTGATCCGAACGGTCTGACCCCGGGTCGGGCTCACCTACCGGTGAGCCCGACCCGGGCCGTTCCGTGAGGAAGTGTCACCACACTTCCTCGCCACGTCTGTCATCCCCGTGTCGGCCGTCCGACGCGCGCCCCCTGTCTGGAGGACCACCCCATGGGCCGTTATCTGTTGAGACGGCTACTCCAACTCGTTCCGGTCTTCATCGGGACGACGTTCCTGATCTACTGGCTCGTGTGGTCGGTGCCAGGCGATCCCTTCGCCGGCAAGTGTGGCGAGCGACGCTGCCCCGATGCCTTCGTCAACAAGATGACCGAGCAGTTCAAGCTCGACGAGCCGCTGATCGTGCAGTACGGCAACTACATGAAGAACCTGTTCCAGGGTGACTTCGGGCAGACGTTCAACAACCGGGACATCGGCGAGATCATCGCCACGGCGTACCCGAACACCCTGAAGCTGGCGCTGGTGGCGCTGGCCATCGAGGCGGTCATCGGCCTCACCGCCGGTGTGCTCACCGGCCTGCGCCGCAACGGCTTCCTGGACAACCTGGTCCTGGTCTCCAGCCTCTTCCTGATCGCGCTGCCGATCTTCGTCATCGGCTTCGTGGCCCAGTGGCTGCTCGGCGTGCAGTGGGGCATCGTCAAGCCGACGGTCTCCAGCGAGATGCGGCTCTCCGAGCTGATCGTGCCCGGCTTCGTGCTGGGCAGCGCCTCGATGGCGTACATCGCCCGGTTGGCCCGCACGAGCATCGCGGAGAACCGCCGCGCCGACTACGTGCGCACCGCGATCGCCAAGGGTCTGCCGATGCGCCGGGTGGTCGGAATCCACCTGCTGCGCAACTCGCTCATCCCGGTGGTGACGCTGCTCGGCACCGACCTCGGCGCCCTGATGGGCGGCGCGATCGTCACCGAGGGCATCTTCCAGATCAACGGGATCGGCCGCCAGGTCTACCGCGCGATCGTCACCAAGGAGAGCGCTACCGTTGTCTCCATCGTGGTGGTCCTGGTGCTCGTCTACCTGGTGATGAACCTGCTGGTCGACCTGCTCTACGCCGCCCTGGACCCGAGGATCCGCTATGAGTGAGCGCAGCGAACGAACCATGATTGCAGCGTCCGCGGGTACGAGCGCCCGCGCCGAGCGGAGTGAGGTGCGGGCATGAGCGACCCGAGTTCCGCCTCGATCGTCAGCACGCCGCCCGCGCAGGCCCCCGACGAGATCGGGGCGCCGACCAACGCCGGCCTGCCGGAGAACGCCCGCAAGGAGAAGCCGCGCGGCCTGCTCGGCGACGCGTGGCGCGACCTGCGGCGCAAGCCGCTGTTCTGGATCTCCGCGACGTTCATCCTCATCTTCATGCTGATGACCGCGTTCCCCTCGCTGTTCAGCTCCGGCGACCCGGAGAACGGCAACCTGCAGAACAGCCTGGTCGGCCCGTCGTCGGAGGCGTGGTTCGGCTACGACTTCCAGGGCCGCGACGTCTTCGCCCGGGTGATCTACGGCGCCCGCGCGTCCATCGTGGTGTCTCTGCTCTCCGTGCTCGGCGTGCTGCTCTTCGGTGGCGCGATGGGCATCGTCGCGGGCTACCGGGGCGGCTGGGTGGACGCGCTGCTCTCCCGCATCGCCGACGTCTTCTTCGGTCTGCCGTTCGTGCTGGGCGCCATCGTCATCCTGACCACCTTCAACGGGTCGGGCACGAGCAACAGCAAGGCCGAGATCATGGCCCTGGTGAGCATCTCGCTGATCGTGCTGGGCTGGCCGGTCGTGATGCGGCTGATGCGCTCCTCGGTGCTGGCCACCAAGGAGGCGGACTACATCGTCGCCGCCCGCGCGCTGGGCGCCGGCACCGGCCGGATCATCCTCAAGCACCTGCTGCCGAACTGCCTCGCGCCGCTGCTTGTCTACGGGACGATCCTGGTCGGCTCGTACATCGGCGCCGAGGCGACGCTGTCCTTCCTGGGCGTCGGCCTGAAGAGCCCGGTGGTCTCCTGGGGCATCATGATCAACGAGGCGCAGAACCTCCTGCGCGTGGCGCCCTACCTGCTCTTCTTCCCCGCCGGGTTCCTCGTCGCCGCCGTCCTGAGCTTCGTGATGCTCGGTGAGGCGGTCCGCGAGGCCCTCGATCCGAAACTCCGCTAGGGGAGATTCAGTTGTCCGACATTCTGGTGTCCGAGCAGTCCGCGGCCGGTGCGTCCGGCCGCCCCTCGGGCAGGTTGCTCGAGGTCGAAGACCTCCGGGTGGAGTTCCGCACCCGGGACGGCATCGCCAAGGTCATCAACGGGGTCACGTACCACGTCGACGCGGGGGAGACCCTCGCCGTGCTCGGCGAATCCGGCTCCGGTAAGAGCGTCACCGCGCAGACCATCATGGGCATCCTCGACACGCCGCCCGGCTACGTCACCGGCGGCCAGGTCCGCTTCCACGGCAAGGACATGCTCGCCATGTCCTTCGAGGAGCGGCGCCGCATCCGCGGCGAGGGCATCGCGATGATCTTCCAGGACGCGCTCTCGGCGCTGAACCCGGTCTTCACCGTCGGGTTCCAGATCGCCGAGCAGTTCCGGGTGCGGCGCGGCATGAGCCGGGCCGACGCGAAGAAGCGCGCGATCGAGATGCTCGACCAGGTCAAGATCCCGAACGCCAAGGGGCGGTTCAGCAGCTACCCGCACCAGTTCTCGGGCGGTATGCGGCAGCGCGCGATGATCGCGATGTCGCTCGCCCTGGACCCGGAGGTGCTGATCGCGGACGAGCCGACCACCGCGCTCGACGTGACGGTGCAGGCGCAGATCATGGACCTGCTCGCCGAACTCCAGCGGGAGCGGCAGATGGGCCTGATCCTGATCACCCACGACCTCGGCGTGGTCGCCGACGTCGCGGACCGGATCGCGGTGATGTACGCGGGCCGGATCGTCGAGGAAGCCGACGTCTACGACCTGTACGCCAAGCCGGCGCACCCGTACACGATCGGCCTGATCAACTCGATCCCGCGGCTCGACGAGAAGGGGCAGCAGCTCCGGACGATCAAGGGTCTCCCGCCGAACCTGATGAACATCCCGCCGGGCTGCCCGTTCAACCCGCGCTGCCCCATGGCGCAGCCGGTCTGCCGGGAGAAGGTCCCGCCGCTGCTGCAGGTCGGCTCCGGCCGGGCCAGCGCCTGCCACTTCGCCGAGGAGCTGGTGAACCGTGACTGAGAACATCCTCGAGGTCCGTGACCTGGTCAAGCACTATCCCGTGACCCGGGGCGTGGTGTTCAAGAAGACCATCGGTCACGTCAAGGCGGTCGACGGGGTCTCCTTCGAGCTCAAGGCCGGCGAGACCCTGGGTGTGGTCGGCGAGTCGGGCTGCGGCAAGTCGACGCTGGCCCGGGTCCTGATGAACCTGGAGAAGCCGACGGGTGGCAGCGTCCACTACAAGGGCCAGGACATCTCGAAGTTCTCCGGCCCGGCGCTGCGCCGGTTGCGGCGGCAGATCCAGCTGGTGATGCAGGACCCGTACACCTCGCTGAACCCGCGGATGACGGTCGGCGACCTGATCGGCGAGCCGTTCGAGATCCACCCGGAGGTGGCGCCGAAGGCCAGCCGCCGGGACAAGGTCAAGGAACTGCTCGACCTGGTGGGTCTGAACCCGGAGCACATCAACCGGTACCCGCACCAGTTCTCCGGCGGTCAGCGCCAGCGCATCGGCATCGCCCGCGCACTCGCCCTGCGGCCGGAGATCATCGTCTGCGACGAGCCGGTGTCCGCGCTGGACGTGTCGATCCAGGCCCAGGTGATGAACCTGCTGGAGAAGCTCCAGGGCGAGTTCGGCCTGTCGTACGTGTTCATCGCGCACGATCTGTCGGTGGTCCGGCACCTGTCGGACCGGGTGGCGGTCATGTACCTCGGCAAGATCGCCGAGATCGGCACCGAGGACGAGATCTACGAGCGGCCGACCCACCCGTACACCCAGGCGCTGCTCTCGGCCGTGCCGGTGCCGGACCCGACCGTGCGGGACAACAAGGCGATCATCCGGCTCACCGGTGACGTGCCCTCGCCGGTGAGCCCGCCGTCGGGCTGCCGGTTCCGGACCCGCTGCTG encodes:
- a CDS encoding ABC transporter ATP-binding protein, with the translated sequence MTENILEVRDLVKHYPVTRGVVFKKTIGHVKAVDGVSFELKAGETLGVVGESGCGKSTLARVLMNLEKPTGGSVHYKGQDISKFSGPALRRLRRQIQLVMQDPYTSLNPRMTVGDLIGEPFEIHPEVAPKASRRDKVKELLDLVGLNPEHINRYPHQFSGGQRQRIGIARALALRPEIIVCDEPVSALDVSIQAQVMNLLEKLQGEFGLSYVFIAHDLSVVRHLSDRVAVMYLGKIAEIGTEDEIYERPTHPYTQALLSAVPVPDPTVRDNKAIIRLTGDVPSPVSPPSGCRFRTRCWKAQDICAEQVPLLEIRPSSDHPSACHFAEKREIVQTHEV
- a CDS encoding ABC transporter permease; its protein translation is MGRYLLRRLLQLVPVFIGTTFLIYWLVWSVPGDPFAGKCGERRCPDAFVNKMTEQFKLDEPLIVQYGNYMKNLFQGDFGQTFNNRDIGEIIATAYPNTLKLALVALAIEAVIGLTAGVLTGLRRNGFLDNLVLVSSLFLIALPIFVIGFVAQWLLGVQWGIVKPTVSSEMRLSELIVPGFVLGSASMAYIARLARTSIAENRRADYVRTAIAKGLPMRRVVGIHLLRNSLIPVVTLLGTDLGALMGGAIVTEGIFQINGIGRQVYRAIVTKESATVVSIVVVLVLVYLVMNLLVDLLYAALDPRIRYE
- a CDS encoding ABC transporter ATP-binding protein is translated as MSEQSAAGASGRPSGRLLEVEDLRVEFRTRDGIAKVINGVTYHVDAGETLAVLGESGSGKSVTAQTIMGILDTPPGYVTGGQVRFHGKDMLAMSFEERRRIRGEGIAMIFQDALSALNPVFTVGFQIAEQFRVRRGMSRADAKKRAIEMLDQVKIPNAKGRFSSYPHQFSGGMRQRAMIAMSLALDPEVLIADEPTTALDVTVQAQIMDLLAELQRERQMGLILITHDLGVVADVADRIAVMYAGRIVEEADVYDLYAKPAHPYTIGLINSIPRLDEKGQQLRTIKGLPPNLMNIPPGCPFNPRCPMAQPVCREKVPPLLQVGSGRASACHFAEELVNRD
- a CDS encoding ABC transporter permease, with protein sequence MSDPSSASIVSTPPAQAPDEIGAPTNAGLPENARKEKPRGLLGDAWRDLRRKPLFWISATFILIFMLMTAFPSLFSSGDPENGNLQNSLVGPSSEAWFGYDFQGRDVFARVIYGARASIVVSLLSVLGVLLFGGAMGIVAGYRGGWVDALLSRIADVFFGLPFVLGAIVILTTFNGSGTSNSKAEIMALVSISLIVLGWPVVMRLMRSSVLATKEADYIVAARALGAGTGRIILKHLLPNCLAPLLVYGTILVGSYIGAEATLSFLGVGLKSPVVSWGIMINEAQNLLRVAPYLLFFPAGFLVAAVLSFVMLGEAVREALDPKLR